One window of the Halorussus sp. MSC15.2 genome contains the following:
- a CDS encoding NADH-quinone oxidoreductase subunit A — protein sequence MNPWIAIGALALVGLLIPLGMMAVSSLLRPTVPEKGKTATYESGEVPTGGTRIRFNIQYYMVALLFVVFDIETVLIFPWTVIYRSAVSMEGVGLAKTLLPMLVFIGVLVVGLGWAWRNGAVRWVRNPDRSQRSVKR from the coding sequence ATGAATCCATGGATAGCGATTGGCGCGTTGGCGCTGGTGGGGCTGTTGATACCGCTCGGAATGATGGCGGTCTCCAGCCTGCTCCGGCCTACCGTGCCCGAGAAAGGAAAAACCGCCACCTACGAGAGCGGCGAGGTGCCGACGGGCGGGACGCGTATCCGCTTCAACATCCAGTACTACATGGTCGCGTTGCTGTTCGTCGTCTTCGACATCGAGACCGTCCTCATCTTCCCTTGGACGGTTATCTACCGGAGCGCGGTCTCGATGGAGGGCGTCGGACTGGCCAAGACCCTGTTGCCGATGCTGGTGTTCATCGGCGTCCTCGTCGTCGGTCTCGGCTGGGCGTGGCGTAACGGTGCCGTACGGTGGGTCCGCAATCCCGACCGTTCGCAACGGAGCGTGAAACGATAA
- the purE gene encoding 5-(carboxyamino)imidazole ribonucleotide mutase — protein MSELQRLIDDLRAEAQRDRDPEDTPEIGIVMGSDSDLDVMAGSDDSEGAYDALTEVGFEEITDYDDPPEARFTFETYVVSAHRTPELMYAYAETAEERGLDVIIAGAGGKSADLPNMTASLAYPLPVVGVPVQEKSLPSVVGMPTGAPIVAVDAGKSFNAALSAVQILARQHGDLRDRLVTYHDELQEDVATVSRRLHERGTPGFRDEEE, from the coding sequence ATGAGCGAACTCCAGCGACTCATCGACGACCTGCGAGCGGAGGCACAGCGCGACAGAGACCCCGAGGACACCCCCGAAATCGGCATCGTGATGGGGAGCGACTCGGACCTCGACGTGATGGCCGGGTCGGACGACTCCGAGGGGGCCTACGACGCCCTCACGGAGGTAGGATTCGAGGAAATCACCGATTACGACGACCCGCCCGAGGCCCGATTCACGTTCGAGACGTACGTGGTATCGGCCCACCGCACTCCCGAACTGATGTACGCCTACGCCGAGACCGCCGAGGAGAGAGGTCTCGACGTGATAATCGCGGGTGCCGGCGGGAAGTCGGCGGACCTGCCGAACATGACCGCCTCGTTGGCGTACCCGCTGCCCGTGGTCGGCGTGCCGGTGCAGGAGAAGTCACTGCCCTCGGTGGTCGGGATGCCCACGGGCGCCCCTATCGTCGCGGTGGACGCGGGCAAGTCGTTCAACGCGGCGCTGTCGGCGGTCCAGATTCTCGCGCGCCAGCACGGCGACCTCCGAGACCGCCTCGTGACGTATCACGACGAACTGCAGGAGGACGTGGCTACCGTCTCTCGGCGTCTCCACGAACGGGGGACGCCGGGGTTCCGTGACGAGGAGGAGTAG
- a CDS encoding NADH-quinone oxidoreductase subunit B, translated as MMSNEPRETIHGSTDPQTKTREARMEGVDSRFNSKLREAFGSTPFILTKFDKFMNWVRGSSMFMLQFGIACCSIEMMHTYAVKHDLDRFGSGVPRASPRQADVMIVPGTIVSKFAPRMKRVYDQMPEPKFVVNMGSCAISGGPFQEGYNVIKGAEEVIPVDIHVPGCPPRPEALIYGVVKMQERIANGETSPVTVKPYELEQFGDLERDELIDKLADDIDEDTLVMRYNWADSP; from the coding sequence ATAATGAGTAACGAACCACGGGAGACGATTCACGGTAGCACAGACCCGCAGACCAAGACCCGCGAGGCCCGGATGGAGGGTGTGGACAGTCGGTTCAACTCGAAGCTTCGGGAGGCGTTCGGCTCGACGCCGTTCATCCTCACGAAGTTCGACAAGTTCATGAACTGGGTGCGGGGGTCCTCGATGTTCATGCTGCAGTTCGGTATCGCGTGCTGCAGCATCGAGATGATGCACACTTACGCGGTCAAGCACGACCTCGACCGCTTCGGGTCGGGCGTCCCGCGCGCGTCCCCGAGACAGGCAGACGTGATGATTGTTCCGGGGACAATCGTCTCGAAGTTCGCCCCTCGGATGAAGCGCGTCTACGACCAGATGCCCGAACCCAAGTTCGTCGTCAACATGGGGTCGTGCGCAATCTCCGGCGGCCCGTTCCAAGAGGGCTACAACGTCATCAAGGGCGCGGAGGAGGTCATCCCGGTGGACATCCACGTCCCCGGTTGCCCGCCCCGTCCCGAGGCGCTCATCTACGGCGTCGTGAAGATGCAGGAGCGCATCGCCAACGGCGAGACGAGTCCGGTGACGGTCAAGCCCTACGAACTCGAACAGTTCGGCGACCTCGAACGCGACGAACTCATCGACAAACTCGCCGACGACATCGACGAGGACACCCTCGTGATGCGGTACAACTGGGCTGATTCACCATGA